In the genome of Cryptomeria japonica chromosome 8, Sugi_1.0, whole genome shotgun sequence, one region contains:
- the LOC131077574 gene encoding putative disease resistance protein RGA3, which yields MAFLGEAAAGKICEMAVEMAVQKLTEEANLLLDFRDDFSWLKNNLTYVRDFLQDADQQAPHKEGVKHWVENIRVISLLAEDICEECAIESMYGNNARACSPSCNQLIFRYRIGRKIKDIKERMRSIIEDVNKLKLLREVCPASEASPSTSHSGARKKSYLLPSVHSVGIESKVDDMLRLLDNNASPIIAVVGMGGIGKSYLLQHVYNSVKERYDKCIWLSFSQSYSISTLQCDIASHLGLGQQIRSQGISPERAAELIHENLKGKRYLVVLDDVWEAREDLLSKLGLLIGDNVICKILVSTRNREVCTILNAHIYEMQFLSESESWSLFCFYAFKGNEAPNHQLEEVGRDILKQCANLPLAIKMVAASLPKTTMPREWESKLHRIKEVVIADDDQIMPILRLSYFSLHARLKACFAYLSFFPKVEQINCEYLVYLWIAEGYIPAGEGQWDVAWDCINQLANLCLLQLWEQYEDRPGCKLTNYCRTHDLLHDLAINISKENKCIFSVEEACKGENGDCCRILLGTRDVNEPPISERRLVCLRTLSLSHNWRITSIPAKLFTAMRGLRVLDLSGTGISKLPRSLGKMKLLKVLNLNDTKIENVPECVRHLKSLLFLALPQRCQILPVWINEVKCLQHLECKGVTRVPKGISKLTALRTLRSNWLDLSNEGDEFMRPEDFVKITQLQELSIDVNKEMDSRIEEGILVLLVKMRRLTICNSTENELELPKKMTAMKDLESLILWRFAVGSWICDMANLRELELTWHSCNDYPELQTMPNLVRLELSGNDKCKELPKAFGQRGGFRHLRFFKIDCFNDLEEIPELEEGAMSCLEEFHLCNCTKVKKVGEGLERLKRFKLFYYKRTDKLEEIFRAGGEYWNKIKVINPHVKITSY from the coding sequence ATGGCATTTCTTGGAGAGGCTGCTGCAGGAAAAATTTGTGAGATGGCCGTGGAGATGGCCGTTCAAAAATTAACTGAGGAGGCAAACCTACTACTGGATTTCAGAGATGATTTCTCGTGGTTAAAGAACAATCTCACATATGTAAGGGACTTTCTGCAAGATGCCGATCAACAGGCTCCACATAAGGAGGGTGTAAAGCACTGGGTGGAGAATATTCGCGTTATTTCCTTGCTTGCAGAAGACATCTGTGAGGAATGCGCTATAGAATCTATGTATGGAAATAATGCTCGAGCTTGTAGTCCAAGTTGTAATCAATTGATTTTTCGCTATAGGATAGGGCGGAAAATCAAGGACATCAAGGAGCGCATGAGATCTATTATTGAAGATGTCAACAAGCTGAAGCTATTGCGTGAAGTTTGTCCTGCAAGTGAAGCATCGCCAAGTACATCTCATAGTGGAGCCCGCAAGAAATCTTATCTTCTGCCCAGTGTACACTCAGTGGGAATAGAGTCCAAAGTTGATGACATGCTCAGATTGCTGGACAACAATGCCTCTCCAATTATTGCGGTGGTTGGGATGGGAGGCATAGGCAAGTCCTATCTTCTTCAGCATGTTTACAACAGCGTAAAAGAAAGGTATGATAAATGTATATGGCTTTCATTTTCTCAGTCTTATTCAATTTCCACGTTGCAATGCGACATAGCTTCCCACTTAGGTTTAGGGCAGCAAATTAGGAGTCAGGGGATATCTCCTGAGAGAGCAGCAGAGTTGATTCATGAAAATCTAAAAGGAAAAAGATATCTCGTGGTGTTAGATGATGTGTGGGAAGCAAGGGAAGATTTATTATCTAAGCTTGGCCTCTTAATTGGAGACAATGTGATTTGCAAAATTCTGGTTAGCACAAGAAACAGAGAGGTTTGCACAATTCTGAATGCTCATATTTATGAGATGCAATTTTTGTCAGAGAGTGAGAGTTGGAGTCTATTTTGTTTCTATGCATTTAAAGGAAACGAAGCGCCAAATCATCAGCTCGAAGAAGTGGGCCGTGACATTTTAAAACAATGTGCGAATTTGCCGCTTGCTATCAAAATGGTAGCTGCATCTCTGCCAAAGACCACAATGCCAAGGGAGTGGGAGTCCAAGCTACATCGGATTAAAGAGGTAGTCATTGCCGATGATGATCAGATCATGCCCATTCTCAGACTCAGTTATTTCTCATTGCATGCTCGTCTTAAAGCTTGTTTTgcttatctttctttctttcccaaGGTTGAGCAGATAAATTGTGAGTATCTAGTATATCTGTGGATTGCGGAGGGATATATTCCAGCAGGAGAGGGTCAGTGGGACGTGGCATGGGATTGTATAAATCAGCTTGCCAATCTCTGTCTGCTTCAACTATGGGAACAGTATGAGGATAGACCAGGTTGTAAACTAACCAATTATTGTAGAACTCACGATTTGCTGCATGATTTGGCCATTAacatatcaaaagaaaataaatgtattttttCAGTTGAGGAAGCCTGTAAAGGTGAAAATGGTGACTGCTGTCGGATTTTACTGGGTACGAGAGATGTAAATGAGCCTCCCATATCAGAGAGGCGTCTTGTTTGCCTCCGCACCCTCTCATTGTCTCACAATTGGAGGATTACAAGCATTCCAGCAAAATTGTTTACCGCTATGAGAGGACTGCGTGTTCTCGATTTGAGCGGGACAGGCATCTCTAAATTGCCTCGAAGCCTTGGAAAGATGAAGCTTTTAAAAGTCTTGAATTTAAATGATACAAAAATTGAGAATGTACCAGAGTGTGTGAGACACCTAAAAAGTCTCTTGTTTTTAGCTCTTCCTCAAAGATGTCAGATATTACCAGTATGGATAAATGAAGTTAAATGTCTCCAGCATTTAGAGTGCAAGGGTGTTACACGCGTGCCAAAAGGAATATCAAAGCTGACTGCTTTGAGAACACTCCGATCAAATTGGTTGGATCTTTCTAATGAAGGCGACGAATTCATGAGACCAGAGGACTTTGTGAAGATCACTCAGCTTCAGGAACTATCCATAGATGTTAACAAGGAAATGGATTCAAGGATAGAAGAAGGGATACTTGTACTACTGGTAAAGATGCGTCGTCTGACAATTTGTAATAGCACTGAAAATGAATTGGAGCTTCCGAAGAAAATGACAGCAATGAAAGATCTGGAAAGTCTTATACTGTGGAGGTTTGCGGTTGGAAGTTGGATATGTGATATGGCAAATCTGAGGGAACTTGAGTTAACGTGGCATAGTTGTAATGATTATCCAGAGTTGCAAACAATGCCTAACCTAGTGAGGTTGGAGTTGTCAGGAAATGATAAGTGTAAAGAACTGCCAAAGGCTTTTGGTCAGAGAGGAGGGTTTCGCCATCTGCGCTTCTTCAAAATTGACTGTTTCAATGATTTAGAGGAGATTCCTGAATTGGAGGAGGGGGCAATGTCTTGCCTTGAGGAGTTCCATTTATGTAATTGTACGAAAGTGAAAAAAGTTGGAGAGGGTTTGGAGCGGTTGAAAAGATTCAAGCTCTTCTATTACAAAAGGACGGATAAGTTAGAGGAGATATTCAGAGCAGGTGGAGAATATTGGAATAAAATTAAAGTCATCAATCCTCATGTAAAAATCACGTCATATTAG